The genomic segment ACCGGAGGGGAGTTCGGGTCACGGGCGACATCGGCGGGCAGCGCGTGGCGCAGGGCGTTGGTCACCAGCTCCGAGACGACCAGGGCGACATCGTCGAAGCGGTCGTCGAGTTGCCACTGATGGAGCGTGCCACGGGTGAAGTGCCGTGCGGAGCCGACCGCTTCGTACCGCGCCGGGAGCGTGATCGATGCCGATGCCGTGATCGCCGCGGGATCGGTGGGGGGCAGGCCACGCCGTAACGGTTCGAGCGTCGTCGATCCATCAGTCCTCATACGAGGTGCTCCCGGGATTCGCGGCTGCGAGCGGCACTGCCTGTGAGCGGTACTGCGGGGACACAGCGGCACAACACGAACGATCACGCAGGTGCGCAAGGGCCATGCTTCCGAATGCTTGAAGCAGATGCAAGGGCAGATGCACGTGCACGCGCCTGACGTGCCCGGTACCGTGGTGGTTCCGGAGTATTTCTTCCGCATGCCATTTTTCACGGCTCCGGCAAGTCTTCCCCTCTCTGTAACCGAATGAGTACGGCCCGAAGCGTTTTGGTGGCAGAATCCGGTTCTCGGGGTTCGGGGGGCCTCGTTGCCCGGGAAGCTATGGGGAGGGTTGTCCAGTGTCGGCAGGCGAGTCGAGTGGATCCGTGGTGCGCCGCATCCTGCTGGGCTCTCAGCTCAGAAGGCTGCGCGAGTCCCGCGGGATCACGCGTGAGGCGGCCGGCTACTCCATCCGGGCCTCCGAATCGAAGATCAGCCGCATGGAGTTGGGACGGGTGAGCTTCAAGGCCAGGGACATCGAGGATCTGCTCACGCTCTACGGAGTCGCGGACGAGGCGGAGCGCGAGTCGCTCCTCGGCCTGGCGCGCGAGGCCAACGTGGCGGGCTGGTGGCACAGTTACGGCGACGTGCTGCCCGGCTGGTTCCAGACGTACATCGGTCTGGAGGGGGCGGCATCCCTCATCCGTATCTACGAAGTCCAGTTCGTGCACGGCCTGTTGCAGACCGAGTCGTACGCGCACGCGGTCGTCTCGCGGGGCATGCGCGGGGCACCCGAGGCGGAGATCGACCGCAGGGTCGCACTCCGTCTGGAGCGGCAGAAAGCGCTCGTCTCCGAGCGCGCACCGGACTTCCACGCGGTGCTCGACGAGGCGGCCCTGCATCGGCCCTACGGCTCACGCGACGTGATGCGCGCCCAGTTGCGGCATCTGCTGGAGATGTCGGAGCACCCCAACGTCTCTCTCCAGGTGATGCCTTTCAGTTTCGGCGGACACGCGGGCGAAAGCGGCGCGTTCACCATGCTGCGCTTTCCCGAATCGGACCTGTCGGACATCATCTTTCTGGAGCAGCTCACCAGCGCGCTCTATCTCGACAAGGCCGAGGACGTCCAGAGTTACGGAAAGGCCATGGCCCAGCTGCGCGCCGACAGCCCCGGGGAGGACGAGACCCGGGATCTCCTCCACAGACTCCTTCAACAGACCTGATCCACGCGTACGATGACGTCCGATCAGGAGTGTGCGAACGCCTGCAGTAAGGGATTGCATGTCCTTCTTCCATGAACTGGCCCATCAGTACATCGATGGCGAATGGCTGACCGGCAGCGGTTCGTGGGACATCATCGACGTCAATCCCTACAACGGCGAGAAGCTCTGCGCCATCACGGTCGCGACGACCGCCGAGGTGGACCGGGCGTACCGGGCCGCCGAGCGCGCGCAGACGGCATGGGCCGACGCCCGTCCGCACGAGCGACAGGCCGTCCTCGTACGGGCGTTGGACGTCGTCGAGGAGCGCGCCGACGAGATCGCCGAGGCCATCGTCGACGAGCTGGGCGGGACGCTGCCCCGGGCGCGGTACGAGATCGATCTCGGCCGTGAGCTCCTCCGCGAGGCGATACGCCAGGCCGTCCGCCCGGTCGGCGGGCTGCTGCCCGCGGCGGTGGACGGCAAGGAGAACCGGCTCTACCGGCGACCCGTCGGGGTCGTCTCCGTCATCAACGCCTTCAACTTCCCCTTCGTCGTGGCGATGAAGTCCGTCGCGCCGGCCCTGGCGCTCGGCAACGCGGTCGTGATGAAGCCGCACCAGAACGCACCCGTCGTCGGCGGCGGGCTCGTGGCGCGCGTCTTCGAGGAGGCCGGGCTGCCGCCGGGGCTGCTCAACGTGGTGGTCACGGACAGCGCCGAGATAGGGGACGCGTTCATCGAGCACCCGGTGCCCGCGGTGATCTCGTTCACCGGATCGGACCGGGTCGGCCGCCGGATAGCGGCCAAGGCCGCCCGCCGCTTCAAGCGGTGCGTACTCGAACTCAGCGGCAACAGCGCCCTGGTGGTGCTGGAGGACGCGGACATCGAGGCGGCCGTGGACGCCGCCGTCTTCAGCCGGTTCTTCTTCCAGGGCCAGGTCGGCATGGCCGCCAACCGCATCCTGGTCGACCGCCGGGTGGAGGCGGAGTTCACCGGGCGGTTCGTCGCCGAGGCGGCCCGGATCACCGCCGGGGACCCGCGCGACCCGGCCACCCGTATCGGCCCGGTCATCAACGCCTTCCAGGTCGACGCGCTCACCGGGCTGGTCGATGAGGCACTCGCCGCAGGGGCCACCGCGCTGCTGCGCGGACGTACCCGGGGCAATGTCGTGGAGCCGACCGTGCTGACCGGGGTGCCCGAGGGCTCGCCCCTGCTGTCGCAGGAGCTCTTCGGCCCGGTGGCCGTGCTGATCCCCTTCGACGGGGAGGACGAGGCGGTACGGATCGCCGACGACACCCCGTACGGGCTGAGCGGGGCCGTGCACACCGCCGACGTCGACCGCGGGGTGCGGTTCGCGCGGCGGGTCCGCACCGGCATGTTCCATGTCAACGGTCCCACCGTGCAGGACGACCCGCTGGCCGCCTTCGGGGGCGAGAAGATGTCCGGACTCGGCAGGCGGAACGGCGACGCGGCCGTGGACGCCTTCACGACGACCCACTGGATCTCGGTCCAGTACGGCCGCACGGTCTTTCCTTTCTGAACGCAACAGCGTGTCACGGGCGTTGAGGACCAAAGCTGTCCGCAAGGGCTCGTAGCGTGGGGGTGTCGGTCGGGGCCACGGGGGCACCGGCCCGAGACCCCGGGACGGTCAGCATGGTCACCCACGTGTCCGAATCGCACGGCGACGAGCGCGGCACCCTCCTCGGCTTCGTCGAGGCCCAGCGCGGCGCGATCCGCCGCACCCTCCTCGGGCTGACCGAGGAGCAGGCGGCGAGCCGGCCGACCGCCGGCGAGCTCTCCCTCTCCGGGCTGGCCAAGCACGTCGCCGAGACGGAGCTGAACTGGCTCCGGATGGCCCAGCAGCAGCCCAACGAGAAGGTGCGCACCCAGGAGACCTGGGGGGACAGCTTCCGGCTCGTCGACGACGAGACCGTGCCCCAGGTGCTGGCGTTCTGGGACGGCGTGGCCGCCGAGACCGAGAAGTTCATCCGGTCGGCCCCGGACCTCGGTGCCACCTTCCCGCTGCCCGAGGCTCCGTGGTTCCCGCAGGGAGAGGTGGTCTCCCTGCGGTGGTTCCTGGTCCATCTGGTGGAGGAGATCGCCCGGCACGCCGGTCACGCCGACATCATCCGGGAGTCCCTGGACGGCAAGACCGCCTTCGAGTTGATCGCGGACAGCCGCAAGTAGGCCTGGACAAAGCCCTGTTCAGTGGTGGAACGAGGTCGCGGCACCCTTGTCGTGGCTCAGTGGGCGCGGCTGCTCGCGCAGTTCGGGCAGCAGCGCCCGCAGGTCCTCCAGCAGGAGTTCGGCGAGGTCGGAGGAGAATCCGTTGCGGCAGACGATCCGCAGCACCGACAGGTCCTGCCGGTTGGCCGGGAAGGTATAGGCGGGCACCAGCCAGCCGTGTTCGCGCAGCCGCCGGGACACGTCGAAGACGTCGTACGCCGTCACGTCCGGCGCGGTCGTCACGGCGAAGACCGGCAACTCGTCTCCCCGGGTGAGGAGCTGGAAGTCGCCGAGGGCCTCGATCCGTGTCGCGAGGCCCCGGGCGACGTCGCGGGAGGTCTGCTGGACGGCGCGGTAGCCCTCCCGGCCCAGCCGCAGGAAGGTGTAGTACTGCGCGACGACCTGGGCGCCCGGCCGGGAGAAGTTCAGCGCGAAGGTGGGCATGTCGCCGCCGAGGTAGTTCACCCGGAAGACGAGCTCCTCGGGGAGGTCCTCGGGTGTCCGCCAGAGCGCCCAGCCGACGCCCGGGTAGACCAGGCCGTACTTGTGGCCCGAGGTGTTGATGGAGGACACCCGGGGGAGCCGGAAGTCCCACACCAGGTCCTCGTCGACGAAGGGCGCGACCATGGCGCCCGAGGCGCCGTCGACGTGCACCGGGATATCGAGCCCGGTCCGCTCCTGGAGGGCGTCCAGCGCCTCGCAGAGTCCGGCGATCGGCTCGTAGGACCCGTCGAAGGTGGAGCCGAGGATGCCGACGACCCCGATGGTGTTCTCGTCGCAGAGGTCGGCGGCGCCCTGCGGGTCGATGTGGAAGCGGTCGCCCTCCATGGGGACGAGCCGGGCCTCGACCTCCCAGAAGTTGCAGAACTTCTCCCAGCACACCTGTACGTTGACGCCCATCACCAGGTTGGGCCGCGCGGTGGCCGGATAGCGGTCCGGGTTCTTCGCCGCCCAGCGCCGCTTCAGGGCCAGCCCGGCGAGCATGCAGGCCTCGCTGGAGCCGGTCGTGGAACAGCCCACGGCGGTGGACGGGTCGGGGGCGTTCCACAGGTCGGCGAGCATCGCGACGCACCGGCGCTCCAGTTCGGCGGTGCGCGGGTACTCGTCCTTGTCGATCATGTTCTTGTCCCGGCACTCCGCCATCAGCACCCCGGCCTGGGGTTCCATCCAGGTGGTGACGAAGGTGGCGAGGTTGAGCCGGGAGTTGCCGTCGAGCATCAGCTCGTCGTGGACGAGCCCGTACGCGGTGGACGGCGGGAGCGGGCCGTCCGGCAGCCGGTGCGTCGGCGGGGCCGAGGTCATGCCGGCCGTCGGATCGGCCTCCCCGAAGAAGGGGTTGAGGGCCAGCTTCCGGCCCGTGCCGGACCCGTCCTTGCCGTGTGATCCCTTGTGGAGCGCCATGCGGCACGTCCTCTCGGTTCGCGGAGCCCCCTCCCCGCCGCCGGGTCAGCCCTCGGCGGCGAGACCGGCCTTGATGGCCCGGGTGAACTTCACGACGCGCTCGGCCTGGACGCGCGCCGCCGTCAGCGTCTGCTCGCCGACCGGGATGTCCCCCTGGCCGGCGACGTGCGAGGTGCCGTACGGGTTGCCGTCGACGAACTTCGACGGGTCGGTGTACCCGGGGGCGACGAGGATGCCGCCGAAGTGGTGGATGGTGTTGTAGAGCGCGAGCAGCGTCGACTCCTGGCCGCCGTGCGCGGTGGCGCTGGAGGTGAAGCCGCTGTAGACCTTGTCGGCCAGCGCTCCGGCCTGCCAGAGCCCGCCGAGGGTGTCGATGAACTGCTTGAGCTGGGCGGCGAGGTTCCCGTACCGGGTGGGCGAGCCGAAGATCACCGCGTCGGCCCAGACGATGTCGTCGGCGACGACCTCGGCGATGTCGGTGGTCGCCCGCACGTTGGCGGCCCAGGCGGGGTTGGAGTCGATCGCGGCCTGCGGGGCGAGCTCGGCGGCCCTGCGCAGCCGTACGTCGGCGCCGGCCTTCTCCGCGTCCTCGGCGAGGGCCCTGGCGATCGTCGCGATGGTGCCGGTCGAGGAGTAGTAGACGACGGCGACATTGACGGGCGTGGACATGCGAGATCCTCCGGGCGTCGGGTGGTGAGGGCCGTACGGCGGGAGTTCTCGTGCGGCTCCAAGAGGCCGTACGCATGTGACGATACGGACAAATGGCCCATTCGGCACGTCCGGCGGGAGGGCCGGTGCGGCACGGCGCCGTACGGCCCCGCGCCGTGCCGTACGGGCCCCGCGCAGTGCCCCAGCACCCCCTGCGCCATGCCGTACGGGCCCTCATCGCAGCGGCGTACCGTCCTCGTGCAGCTGCATCTGGGGCCGCCCGGTCACCAGGAGCCAGGCGGGCAGGGTCGCCACGCAGAGCACCGGCAGCACCGTCAGGTCGCTCACCAGCACCGCGGCCATGAAGAGGCTCAGCCAGCCCTGCCGGGTGACCGCGAGGACCAGCCCCAGTACCGCGCAGGAGACGGCGAGCGCGGGCGGCACCGCGTCGACCAGCGCGTGCGCGCAGAGCCCCAGGGCCGCCCCGGCGAAGACCGCCGGGAAGATCCGGCCGCCCCGGAAGCCGCAGGTGGCGGCCACCACCAGCGCCGCCATCTTCACCACCGCCATCGCGGCGAACTCCCCGGCCGACCAGCCGTCGGGCGACGCGGCCAGCTCCTCCACCTCCTCCAGCCCCTTGAAGAGGGTCAGATGGCCACCCAGAGCGCCCAGCAGCCCGAGCACGAGCCCGCCGGCGGTGATGGCGAGCACCGGGTGCCGCAGCGCCTTGAACGCCCGGTGCGTCCACGGCGCCGCCAGCACCCCGGCCATGCCCAGCACGGCCCCCGCCGAGGCGATCACCAGCGCGGCGAGCAGGTCGCCCCAGCCGGTGTGGGTGTAGTCCGGCAGTGACAGGTCGAAGCTGGGGTGATCGGCCAGCGTCATGGTCAGCGCCCCCGCCGTACCCGCCGCGAGCGGGCCGAAGAGGCGGTCCCAGAGCGCCCCGGGGCCCGGCTGGGAGGCGAGGACCTCGGAGAGGATCAGGGCGGCGGCGACCGGGGTGCCGAAGAGGGCGCCGACGGTGCCCGCCGCTGCGAGCCCCACCCACAGCTCGCCCGGCGCGTCGGGGGCCAGCCGCCGGCCCAGCCAGAAGGCGAGCGCGATGTTCGCCTCGGTGATCGGGTTCTCCGGTCCGAGGCTCACCCCGCCGGCCAGTGCCAGCACGGTGACCAGCAGCAGCCCCGGTACGACGTCGGGGGCGAGCGGGGGGCCGACCAGCCCGGTGGTGGCCGGATCGGGGCCCGCGTGGCCGTGCACCAGATGGACGGTGATCCCCACCGCGACACCGGTCGCCGTGAGCATGACGATCATCCAGAGCGAGGAGAACCGGCCGATCCCCAGCGCGTCCGGAAGGGTCTCCCAGAGCACGTCCTGGAACTGCTCGGCCAGCAGGCTCACGCCGAGCAGGATCAGCGCCGAGACGACCCCGACCACCAGCGCCGGCAGCACGACGGGCAGCAGCCGCCGGGCGGGCGTGGGCGCGGGGCCGTCACCGGCGGGGGCCGAGGGGAGCGGGGAGCCCGGGGAACCAGGGGAATCCGGGGAGGGGTGCGACGCGGAGGAGGGGGCCACCGGCTCACCCTATCCACGCAAATGCCGCACAAGCCGCTTATCTCTCACGCCTCGCACCACGGCCTGGCGCCATGCCTCGCACCATGCCTGGGGTGCCACGCCTCGCGCCATGCCCGGCAGCACGCCTCGCACCCGCACGAAGCGTGCTGCCGCCCGTCACAGCTCGCTGATCACCGCGGCCGTCCCGTACGCGCAGACCTCGGTGCCCACGTCCGCCGCTTCGGAGACGTCGAAGCGCATCATCAGCACCGCGTTGGCGCCGCGCGCCCGCGCCTGCTCGACGAGGCGCTCCATCGCCTGGTTGCGGGTCTCCACGAGGGTCTTGGTCAGTCCCTTCAGCTCGCCGCCGATCATCGACTTCAGCCCGGCGCCGATCTGGCTGCCCAGGTGGCGGGAGCGCACGGTCAGCCCGAACACCTCGCCGATCACCCGGGTCACCTGGTGCCCGGGTACGTCGTTCGTGGTGACGACGAGCACGTCCGCGTGGTCGCTCTGGCCGCCGCCGTAATCCTCGATGCCCATGGGTGACACCTCCTGGGGACCAGCTTTGCCCCGGCCGGTGCCGTGCGCACGCCCACCGCGGCCACTGGAACCCGGAGCATCCCCGGGGCGTTGATAGCTTGGGGCGGCCACGCAGCCCCCATCGATCGATCCTGGAGCCCGGACCCTTGAATACGCTTGCGCTCGGCCCGAGCTGGCTGGACCCGGACTATCTGATCAACACCTTCGGACTCCCCGGCGTCCTCCTCATCGTGTTCGCCGAGTCCGGACTGCTGATCGGGTTCTTCCTGCCCGGCGACTCCATCCTGTTCACCACGGGTCTGCTGGTGACCACGGGCCAGCTGCACTACCCGCTCTGGCTGGTCTGTCTCCTGATCGGGATCGCCGCGATCGTCGGGGACCAGGTCGGCTATCTCTTCGGCCGGAAGGTGGGCCCGTCCCTCTTCAACCGGCCGGACTCCAAGCTCTTCAAGCAGGAGAACGTCGAGAAGGCGCACGAGTTCTTCGAGAAGTACGGCCCGAAGTCGCTGGTCCTGGCCCGTTTCGTGCCGGTGATCCGCACCTTCACGCCGATCATCGCCGGTGTCAGCCGGATGAACTACCGCTCGTTCCTGGTGTTCAACATCATCGGCGGCGTCCTCTGGGGCGTCGGGGTGACCGTGCTCGGAGCGGTGCTCGGCAAGATCGAGTTCGTGCACAAGAACATCGAGGCGATCCTCGTCCTGATCGTGCTCATCTCCGTGGTGCCGATCGCGATCGAGTTCCTGCGGGCCCGCTCCAAGTCGAAGAAGGCCGCCGCGAACCGCGAGGACGACGACCGCCCCGGCAGCAACCCCTCCGACGGCCCCTCCGGCAGCTCGCCCGCCGGCCGCCGCGGCGGCCGTCACGCCAAGCGCTGACACCCGCCCGCACAGCCCTGGTACGGCGCCCCTCCCGGTACGACACGGGACGGGCGCCGTTTCGCGTACGCCGGGGCCATGCGCGAGGTCTCAGAACCCGCGGGTGCGCTTCGCGGCCCGGCGGCCCGCGCCCGTCTCCGTACCCGGTACCCGCATGAAGAGCCGGGAGATCTCGCTCCCGAGGTTCACCCCGATCGCGATGGCCAGCGCCGTCGCCACCGCCGTGGAGAGCGAGGCGAGCCCCCGGTCCAGCTCGCCCTGGGCCACGCCCAGCAGCCCGAAGTACGTCGCCGAACCGGGCAGCAGCGGGCCGATGGCCGCTGTGATGAAGGGCAGCGAGGAGGTGTAGCGGTAGCGCGAGAAGAGCTGCCCGAACAGGCCCACCAGGCCGGCCGCCACCGCCGTCGCCGCGACCGGCGAGAGGTCGCCGGTGCGGGCCATCGCCCCGTAGATGATCCAGGCCACCCCGCCGTTCAGGGTCACCGCGAGCACGGTGGACCGCTCCTGCTGGAGCAGGATCGCGAACGCCAGGCTCAGCGCCATCGACGCCAGGATCTGGAGCACCGGGCGGTCATGGGCGACGAAACGTTCCTCCGGATTGAGGGTGGCGCCCAGCTGGAGCCCCAGATAGAGCACCACCAGCACCCCGACCACGATCCCGATGAAGAAGTACATGACTTCCAGCAGGCGCGCGGCGGCGGTGATGTAGTAGCCGGTCAGCCCGTCCTGCACGCCCGCCACCAGGGCCCGCCCCGGCAGCAGCGCGAAGAGCCCACCGGTGATCACGGCGGACGGCCGCACATCGCTCCAGTGGGTGAGCGTCAGCGCCACCCCGAGCGCGGCGGGCGGCATCGCGGCGGCGGTGAACTGGTAGAACTCCGGCAGCCCGCGCCCCGCGCAGAACCAGGCGAGCCGGTCGCCGAGCATCGCGCCGGCCGCCGCCACGAAGAACACCACCACGCCACCGCCGACCAGCACCGACGCCGCCCCGGCGAGCAGCCCGGCGGCCGCCGTGAGCGCCCAGCCGGGGAAGGGGTGGCGGTTGCGCCGGATCTCCGCCAGCCGCCGGTACGCCTCCTCCAGCGAGACGTCCACGTCCTCGGTGGTGATGTCGTCGATCAGCCGGAAGACGGCCGCCAGCCGGTTGTAGTCGGTGCCCCGGCGGCGCACCGTGCGGCTCGCCGTGACCGGGTCCTCGACCAGCGAGGGCTGGTGCGAGATGGAGAGCAGCGTGAAGGTGACGGTCGGCTCGCACCGGTCCAGACCGTAACTACGGGTCACCGCGAACATCGCGGCCTCCACGTCCTCGGCACCCTCGCCCCCGGCCAGCAGCAGCTCGCCGATACGGAGCGTCAGGTCGAGCACCCTCGGCACGGCGGGGCCCGAGTCGTCCGTCCGCTGGACGCTCTCCGCCGCGGGGCGTTCGGTGACCGGCATCCGGAGCATGGTGCGCATCCGGTCCTGCCAGGGCGCTTCCTTGGTCAGCCGGACCATCGGGATGCCCTGCGCCGGGGTGAACGCGGGCGTCTGGCTCGCGTCGTACGACCGGGGCGGGGTGAAGGCCGAGGCGCCGGTGTCCGAGTCGGAGAGGTTCTTTCCCGCCCGTCCCGGACCGGAAGCGGAACCCGTCCCGGGCGGCTCCGGCTGCACCCCGGCCGGTACCGCGAACTCCGAGGTCGGCTGGTCGTCTTCGAGCGGCAGCACGGGCTGCTCCACCCCGGCGGGCGCGGTGAACGCACTGTGCGCCTCGTCGGACTGGGGCTTCTGGTCCTCCGGACCGCCCTGCTCCGCCACTGCTGGACCTCGCTCTTCCTGGCCTGATGCGTCCTGGCCGCACTCCTGCCCAGTATGGGCACGGACAAGGGACCCGCACGCGAAACGGGCGGCACACCGATGAGGTGTACCGCCCGTTCACGCTGTCCTCAGGCCGTCGACGAAGACTCTCGAGTCTCCGTCAGGACCGGCCCCGCCACCCGTACGGAAGCGGAACCGGAAGGTCCTGTGAAGGGGACCGCGTCAGTGCGCGCCGCCCTGGTCCTGCAGACGCTTGTAGGAGGCCTCGATCTCGGCCTCGGCCGCGGCACGGCCGACCCAGTCGGCGCCCTCGACGGACTTGCCCGGCTCCAGGTCCTTGTAGACCTCGAAGAAGTGCTGGATCTCCAGGCGGTCGAACTCCGACACGTGCTGGATGTCCTGCAGGTGCTCGACGCGCGGGTCCGACGCGGGGACGCACAGCAGCTTGTCGTCGCCGCCGGCCTCGTCCGTCATGCGGAACATGCCGATGGCGCGGCACTTGATGAGGCATCCGGGGAACGTGGGCTCGTCCAGGATGACCAGCGCGTCCAGCGGGTCGCCGTCCTCGCCGAGAGTGTTCTCGACGAAGCCGTAGTCGGCCGGGTAGCTGGTCGAGGTGAAGAGTCGACGGTCCAGGCGGATCCGACCGGTCTCGTGGTCCACCTCGTACTTGTTCCGCGAACCCTTCGGGATCTCGATGGTGACGTCGAACTCCACGGGTGGCTCCTCCATGATCAACACATACGACTGGTGGTTAAGTGTCCCCCACGCAGATGTGTGCTCGCGAAAGGGGCTGGTCAACGGTGGCCGAGCCGGTGGATGAACCGTCGAAGGAACCGTCGGACCCCTGGGGCAAGCTGAAGGGCCTGGCCGGAAAACCGGCCCTGCCGGACAACTGGCGGCTCGTCGCAGGCTCCGCGGTTCTCGGCCTGGTGGTCGCCGCCGGCGCCGTGTTCGCCGCCGGCCCCTGGGACAACGGTCAGCGTACGGCCGAACGCGCCCGGGCAGCCGGCCAGAGCCGTACAGGTGACACAGCTCACCGCGGTTCGGCGGCGGGCCCCGCGGCGCCGGCGCCCGCTCCCAGCGCCGCCGCGGTGCTCGCAGCCCTCAACGCCGGCCGCGCCCCGGCCGGGGCGGCGGTGGCGCCGGCCAAGGAGCTGGACCGGCTGATCAAGGCCTCCGCGCTCGGCACCCGTACGACGGCCGTCGTCGTGGACACCGCCACCGGCAAGCAGGTCTACGCCCGCGCGGCCGGTACGCCGATGACCCCCGCCTCCACCATCAAGATCGCCACCACGGTCGCCGCGCTCTCGGAGCTCGGCCCCGACCACCGCATCGACACCACCGTGCGCGCCTCGCCCGACCTGCGCACCGTCACCCTCGTCGGCGGCGGCGACCCCACCCTGGACGAGGCCGGACTGCGCGCGCTGGCCCGGTCCACCGCCAAGGCCCTCGACGACCGGAAGGTGCGCGAGGTCGTCCTCACGTACGACGCCTCCGCCTACTCCGGGCCCGCCCGTCACCCCATCGGCCCCAACGACAACATCGCGCCGGTGAGCGCGCTGATGGTCCGTGAGGGCCGGCTCGACAGGAGCGACCACGGGCCCGCCGCACGCTCCGGTGACCCCGCCGCCGACGCCGCACACCTGTTCGCCGGGTACCTGAAGGACAGCGGCGTGAAAACGACCGGCGAACCCCGCTCCCACCGGCCCGCCGCCAAGGCGACCACCCTCGCCACCCACCGCTCCCAGCCGCTCTCCGCCCTGGTCGAACGGACCCTCACCAACAGCGACAACGACCTCGCCGAGGCCCTCGCCCGGCAGACCGCCATCGGCGCCGGCCGCCCGGCCGGCTTCGACGGGGCCCGCGCCGCGGTCACCGCCCGGCTGAAGAAACTCGGCCTGCCGGTCACCGGCGTCCGGCTGGGCGACGGCAGCGGACTCGACCGGAACGACAAGGTCTCCGCCGCCCTCCTGGCGGGCCTCCTCGCTCGCGCGGCGGACCCCGCCCACCCCGAACTCCGCCCCGTCCTCACCGGACTCCCGGTGGCCGGGTTCAGCGGCACGCTCGACGCCCGCTACGGCGAGAAGTCGGGCGGCGCCGGACTCGTACGGGCCAAGACGGGCACCCTCACGGGCGTCAACGCGCTGGCCGGCACGGTCGTGGACCCCCGCGGGCGGCTGCTCTCCTTCGCCTTCCTCACATCCGGCACCACCGCCCCCGGTGACGCCGAGAGGGCCCTCGACGACCTCGCCACGGCCCTGGCCACCGGCACCGGCTGACGCCCCCGCGACGCCGTCGCCCGATGCGGGCGCCGGCCGTCGACGCCCCACCACGGGAGCGCACCCTCACGTACGGTTGACGCATGACGAGCATCGGTGGTGCCGAGATGGTCGACTGGAATCTCGCGGTGGCGACCGCGACCCGGCTGGTACGCCCGGGTCCCGAGATCGACCGCGAGGAGGCGCGCGCCGTCGTCGCGGAGCTGCGCCGCCACGCCAAGGCCTCGGAGGAACACGTCCGTTCCTTCACCCGGATGATCCCGCAGGGCCCCGGGGCCCCCGCCCCGGCCGACACCCCCGTCCTGGTCGTGGACCGGGCCGGCTGGATCAAGGCCAACGTCGCGGGGTTCCGCGAACTCCTGCGCCCGCTGCTCTCCAAGATGCAGGAGCGGCGCGGCAACGGCCCCGGCCAGAGCGTCATCGGGGCCGTCGGCGGCAAGGTGACCGGCGTCGAACTCGGCATGCTGCTCTCCTTCCTCGCCTCCCGGGTGCTCGGCCAGTACGAGACCTTCGCCCCCGCGAGCCGGGAGCTGCCCGCCCTCGACCAGGGCGGCGGCCGGCTGCTCCTGGTCGCCCCGAACATCGTCCACGTCGAGCGCGAACTCGGCGTGGACCCGCACGACTTCCGGCTCTGGGTGGCCCTCCACGAGGAGACCCACCGCACCCAGTTCACCGGGGTGCCCTGGCTGCGCGACCACCTCCGGGGCGAGATCCAGTCCTTCCTGGACCAGACCGACGTGGACCCCGCCACCTTCGTCGAACAGCTGCGCGAGGCCGTGCAGTCGCTCGTCGGCGGGCGGCCCGAGGGCGAGCGCGGCGAGGGCGGCGGACGCAGCCTGGTCGAACTCGTCCAGACGCCCGCCCAACGC from the Streptomyces sp. NBC_01335 genome contains:
- a CDS encoding zinc-dependent metalloprotease produces the protein MTSIGGAEMVDWNLAVATATRLVRPGPEIDREEARAVVAELRRHAKASEEHVRSFTRMIPQGPGAPAPADTPVLVVDRAGWIKANVAGFRELLRPLLSKMQERRGNGPGQSVIGAVGGKVTGVELGMLLSFLASRVLGQYETFAPASRELPALDQGGGRLLLVAPNIVHVERELGVDPHDFRLWVALHEETHRTQFTGVPWLRDHLRGEIQSFLDQTDVDPATFVEQLREAVQSLVGGRPEGERGEGGGRSLVELVQTPAQREILGRLTAVMSLLEGHADFVMDGVGPDVVPSVAEIREKFQQRRARGAGRLDLALRKLLGMDAKLRQYRDGERFVSAVVAEVGMDGFNRVWTSPNTLPTKAEIASPADWVARVHRKADS